Genomic segment of Mycolicibacterium sarraceniae:
CCCGACCACCGAGGATCTCGAGGAGATGCTCGACGACTCCTAGTCCATTCGCGTAGTCCGGCTCCCGCTTCGTCCCCCGAACCTTCCACCACCGAAAGGCACTACGGCACATGGCCACAGAGATCGACCCTCGGATCATCGCTTCGCTGTCCTCCCGACGCCGCTTCATCGGTGGCGGTGCCGCTGCCGCGGCCGCGCTGGTCCTGGGACCGTCGTTCCTCGCCGCGTGTGGCAAGTCGTCGAACACTTCGAGCAGTTCCAGCGGACCCGCCACCCCGTCCGACGACGGCTCCCCCGCCACCGGGAAACTGCGCATCTCCAACTGGCCGCTGTACATGGCCGACGGTTTCGTGGCGGCATTCCAGACCGCGACCGGCCTGACAGTGGACTACAAAGAAGACTTCAACGACAACGAGGAGTGGTTCGCCAAGAACAAGGAGCCGTTGTCGCGTAAGCAGGACATCGGTGCCGACCTGGTGGTGCCCACCCAGTTCCTGGCGGCTCGGCTCAACGGGCTGGGATGGCTGAACGGGATCAGCGAAAGCCGTTGGACCAACAAGAAAAACATGCGGCCCGATCTGCTCAACGCCAAGGCCGACCCGGGGCGCAAGTTCAGCGCGCCCTACATGTCCGGAATGGTGGGCCTGGCCTACAACCGGGCAGCCACCGGCCGTGACATCACCAAGATCGACGACCTGTGGGATCCGGCCTTCAAGGGCAAGATCAGCCTGCTTGCCGACACCCAGGACGGCCTAGGGATGATCATGCTCTCGCAGGGCGGCTCGGTAGAGGATCCGACCAGCGACGCCGTCAACAAGGCAGTCGGGCTGATCAAGCAGCAGAAAGACGCCGGACAGATCCGCCGGTTCACCGGCAACGACTACGCCGACGACCTCGCCTCCGGGAATGTCGTTATCGCCCAAGCATATTCGGGCGACGTGGTGCAGCTGCAGAAGGACAACCCGGATCTGAAGTTCGTGGTGCCCACCACCGGTGGCACCACCTTCGTCGACACCATGGTGATCCCCTACACCACCCAGAACCAGAAGGCTGCCGAGGCGTGGATCAACTACGTCTACGACCGGCCCAACTACGCCAAGCTCATCGCGCACACGCAGTACGTGCCGGTGTTGTCGGATATGACCGACGAGCTCAACAAGATCGATCCGAAGTTGGCTGCAAACCCGCTGATCAACCCGCCGAAGGCCACCCTGGACAACCTGAAGGCCTGGGCTGCGCTGACCGACGAGCAGACCGCGGAGTTCAACAAGGCATACGCCGAAGTCACCGGCGGCTGACGCGATGGCGGGAGTAGCCAGTAGTAACCGGCAGCGGAGCAAACTCGCTCCCTACCTGATGATCCTGCCCGCGCTCGCGTACCTCGGCGTCTTCTACGTCGTGCCGTTCGTGTCGCTGTTCCGGACATCGCTATCGGAAATGGGCGGGTCTATCTATCTGCCGAAGCTGACCTTCGCCTGGAACTTCGGCAATTACGGTGCGGCGCTGACCGGGTACCGCGAGCAGATCCTGCGTTCGTTCGGCTATGCGTTGACCGCCACTGTGTTGTGCGCGCTACTGGCTTTCCCCCTGGCGTACGTGCTCGCTTTCAAGGCAGGACGATTCAAGAACCTGCTGCTGGGCCTGGTGATCCTGCCGTTTTTCGTCACGTTCCTGATTCGCACATTGGCGTGGAAGACGATCTTGGCTGACGACGGCTGGGTGGTCCACACCCTGGGCACGATCGGGCTGCTGCCGTCCGATGGACGCCTGCTGTCGACCAGTTGGGCGGTGATCGGCGGCCTGACGTACAACTGGATCATCTTCATGATCCTGCCGCTGTACGTCAGCCTGGAGAAGATCGACGCACGCCTGCTGGAGGCCTCCCGCGATCTCTACGCCACCAACCGCAGGATGTTCGGCAAGGTGATCATGCCGTTGGCGATGCCCGGCGTGCTCGCCGGCAGCATGCTGGTGTTCATCCCGTCTGTGGGCGACTTCATCAATGCCGACTACCTCGGGAGCACGCAGACTCGGATGATCGGCAACGTCATTCAGAAGCAGTTCCTGGTCGTCAAGGACTACCCGGTCGCCGCTGCGCTGAGCTTCGTGCTGATGGCACTGATCCTCGTCGGTGTGCTGCTGTACACGAAGGCGCTCGGCACGGAGGACCTCGTATGACGACCGAGGCCGGGGCCGCCATCGCGCAGACCATCGACCACGGCAGAC
This window contains:
- a CDS encoding polyamine ABC transporter substrate-binding protein gives rise to the protein MATEIDPRIIASLSSRRRFIGGGAAAAAALVLGPSFLAACGKSSNTSSSSSGPATPSDDGSPATGKLRISNWPLYMADGFVAAFQTATGLTVDYKEDFNDNEEWFAKNKEPLSRKQDIGADLVVPTQFLAARLNGLGWLNGISESRWTNKKNMRPDLLNAKADPGRKFSAPYMSGMVGLAYNRAATGRDITKIDDLWDPAFKGKISLLADTQDGLGMIMLSQGGSVEDPTSDAVNKAVGLIKQQKDAGQIRRFTGNDYADDLASGNVVIAQAYSGDVVQLQKDNPDLKFVVPTTGGTTFVDTMVIPYTTQNQKAAEAWINYVYDRPNYAKLIAHTQYVPVLSDMTDELNKIDPKLAANPLINPPKATLDNLKAWAALTDEQTAEFNKAYAEVTGG
- a CDS encoding ABC transporter permease yields the protein MAGVASSNRQRSKLAPYLMILPALAYLGVFYVVPFVSLFRTSLSEMGGSIYLPKLTFAWNFGNYGAALTGYREQILRSFGYALTATVLCALLAFPLAYVLAFKAGRFKNLLLGLVILPFFVTFLIRTLAWKTILADDGWVVHTLGTIGLLPSDGRLLSTSWAVIGGLTYNWIIFMILPLYVSLEKIDARLLEASRDLYATNRRMFGKVIMPLAMPGVLAGSMLVFIPSVGDFINADYLGSTQTRMIGNVIQKQFLVVKDYPVAAALSFVLMALILVGVLLYTKALGTEDLV